The genomic stretch GTAGGTACACTTGTACATTAAAGGGTAAGTAACCAAAATTTGGTTCTGACTATAATGATCATTGGTGGGAAATAAATTGATATGGTATAATCTTACAATACCAAGATAATGGAATAATCATCCTTTAAAGTATTGTCCAAAATTCCTAATAATTAAATTAGTTTTTCAAGCCTGTTAAGTAAATTTGCATTCATTTCCTATATCATGTAAGCAAGAAactaatctttcctttttttaatgtataattaacatacatacagtgttatattagtttcgggtataCAGTAttacaattcagtgattcaacaattctgtacattactcattGCTTATCACaataagtgtattcttttttttttttttttaatgtttattcatttttgagagagacagattgcaagcggggggggggggggggggggggggggcagagagagagacacacacacacagaattccaagcaggctccaggctccgaactgtcagcacagagccgaacgtggaactcgaactcacaaaccacaagatgtcatgacttgagccaaagtcagatgctcaaccaattgagccacccaggtgccccacaataagTGTGTTCTTAATCCCCAAAACTAATCTTTCTTTCAGGAACTTTTCCTATAAaagttttacaatttaaaaaaaaaaaaaaaaggaattgtataCAGCATATCATCACCTTTTGACAGAGTACATATGTTCACTGCTGTTTGAACATATCTATATGTGTATAcccacgttctttttttttttttttttaacgtttatttattactgagagacagagagacacagagcatgagcaggggaggagtagagagagggggagacatagaatctgaagtaggctccaggctcagagttgtcagcccagagccggatgcagggctcgaactcacaaactgcgagatcatgacccgagctgaagttggtcgattaaccaactgagccacccaggtgccccatcccacGTTCTTATCTCTCCTTTTTTGCAGTTGCTACCTGACCAAATTTAGACTTCTTAATGAGTCACTGTGGCTGATCTACTGACACTTGCTATCTGGCCAGTTATCACTATAACTTAAAGCAGGGTACTGACAAAATGGAGGATTATAAATATAAGAGCCCCTCAAGTGAAGGCCTCAACAGATGCTGGATATAAAGAGGGAAGTGTAGGTGACCACAGTTGCCTCCAGACAAATCTTCTAGAAACCTATGTAGAAATTTCTCATAGTCTCAGGTATCTTTGGGATGAAAAGATagcattgtttatttctgctcccaCTTTGATAGTTCAGTTCTTATAGGATATGTGGAATCAAAAGTTGTGGGagttttggggggcctgggtggctcagtcggttaagtgtccaacttcggctcaggtcatgatatcacagttcgtgagttcgagccctgcatcgggctctgtgctggcagctgagagcctggagcctgctttggattctgtgtctccctctctgtctgcccctttcccgctcatgctctgtctctcaaaaataaataaatgttaaaaaaaaatttttttttaagttgtgggagtttttagggtttttgcTTTAATACCATGGGAATTCATTTTGTAATAAGTTCTTTATTCATCTGCTGCTGGTTTCCATTTTTTaggaaattgtaaatatttatccatccatcaacccACCCACCTTGACAGCACACCAATCTAACAGAGTTTGCAATGCTCTGGCATTACTGCAATGTGTGGCATCACACCCAGAAACCAGGTCAGTCCTTTGATGCGTCTGTTGATGGAGGTTGTATTGAATATGGTCTTTTTATGAATGAGAGGAAGAGGCATGCAGtggggtgcatgtgtgtgggtgtggatCTCCAGGATTctcatttgctttgcttttcctgaaGAATTTCTGGTCTCTAATTCACCAAGTTTTCATGTAGTAACAGCATAGTATTGTTTAAtatgttcttttataattttttttgcctttttaaaattacagtaaagTATACATAATATAAGCTTACCATTTCAACTATTTATAAGCATAGAGTTCAGTAATAAGAATACCTTTATAATttgcaaccaccaccaccatccatctccattactcttttcatcttgtaaaactgaaactttacCCACTAAACCATGACTCCCCATTCCCATAGCCTCTGGGAACCatctttctactttctgtctgtatgattTTAACTACTCTGAGTAtctcatttaagtggaatcattcaGTATTAGTCTTTTTGTAATtggcttacttcatttagcataacgtCTACATTGTAGtatatgtcagaattttcttcctttttaaggctgaataataatccgTTGTCTCATTTACTTTTTACTCATTTATAACACTGAACTTTAAAGGAATGacattcacggggcgcctggtagaacatgtggctcttgatctcagggtcgtaagtttgaaccccacgttagaggtaaagtttatttaaaaataaaataggggcgcctgggtggcttagtcggttgagtgtccaactcttgatatcggctaaggtcatgatcccaaggttgtgggatcaagccccacatcaggctctgtgctgagtgtggagcctgcttaagattctctctcccactgcccctcacccccactcgagtgcatgcatgctctctctctctctctctctctctctcaaataaaaaaataaaaataaaggagtggCGTTCACATCTCAAGAAAAGTCAGGTATGTAGATACTTCTCCCCCCTTAACCCATGGTAGACATCACTGTGCCATATATGAGGCACAGTGCATGGCATTTagcaggagctcagtaaatatttgaaccCAGCATTTTTCCCCACTGAACCTAGATTTGGCTTCAGAATCTTTCTTAACCAAGGATTCTAGGCAGCCTTGTAAAAGATTAGAATTGGCATGCAAGTTGGCCTGCTACATctgacaggaaaaggaaaatcctGTTCAGGTATCTGCTTTGTGACTTTTATGGCTCTGAGGCACTTAATGACATCTTATTGaagtctttcctctttttctcaagTTTCCTTATGAAATCTGAGTGCTAGGTTGACACTGACGTTTTAGAACTCTAGAGAAGttactatgaaaattatttttaagcacttaAGAAAAATGCAAGAGTACTGTGTTAAAAATTTAGAGTGTTTGCTCTCCCATAAGGTGTAActataaataatacaaagtaatGGATTGGTTCCACATTAGTTGCCTGACATATTAGCTTCAGATTACAGTGTTTTTAGAATATCTAGTGTATCTGAAATGctctaacaaaaaaaagaacagtgtgcATTTAAACATAGCAGATAAACCTGATAATGGCTCCTTTGTTTTCCTGTCTCGGTTTATAAGGTTTTGTGTGACTGTACCTGTGAATAGGTGAGGGAAGGCATCTAGGAGAATTTCTCGGGCACTTAATAGCATTTTATGACCTACTTTTTTAAATCTGCAATTggatattttatcagtttttcagGTACTTGATACTGATTACAGGGAAAATGGTGTATTCTCTTAACCATTGATCTagactaggtttttttttaaccttgacaTTGCCATTTTGAGCTAGGTTttgtggtgggaggaggggagtgaaagggggctgtcctgtgctcTGTTGGATGTttggcagcatccctggcctctgcccactgtatgccagtagcacccccctcagttgtgacaaccaaaattatctccagacattgccgcATGTGCTCTGGTGGGCAAAATCATCCCAACTGAGAACCATTGGTCTAGACTAATGACCGTTGACCCTTTTCTAGAGGTTTCTTGGTTAGGCAATGTTATAGACCTTACAGAATGAACTGCCTGGAAATTGAATGTTCACAATCCTTAGAAATTGAGTCTGGGCTCTGAATgtgattatctttttctttcaggtCAGCATTTCTTGCAGCACACATCCCACTTTTTTTGTACCCCTTTTTGCACACTGTCAGCAAAACGCGTCCCTTTGAGTATCTTCGGCTAACCAGTCTTGGAGTTATTGGTAAGTTATTAGGGTTGTCTTACAAGCCTGAAATGCTCATTCATAATAGCAATCTTAACTtcggtgttttgttttgtcttttataacttttgttcaccagttgtttgttttttgtctttgagGTTGAGTCTGTTTTCACTAATAAATGAGgatataataacaaataataataaatatttgttaaataataagtaaataagtcaTATAATGGTTCTTATCAAGTACCATTCTGTGTGTTGTTAATAAGGGTATGAAGCCCAACATTTGGGATTAAATTTAGCATATATGTAGAAACATTTATTGGAATTGTAGGGAGAGTAAAGAACAAGAACTGCAGTCAACAAAGAGTATTATTACAGGGATAAGAATTTGAGctggtgttgtgttttgtttgtttctcttttctaactTTTGAGCTGTTCTCCCATAACTGCAGATGTTTGTCTTCTGCTTCACCTAGTTGAATTTTTGCATGCTACAGTTAATGTTTCCACATATATTTACTATGGAAGATGTGTCTAAAATATGTTTTGCTCAGGAAAATAATACATTAGCTGTTTCAGATCTCAGACTCCCAGATAATAAAGAACTATCTTTGGATTTGTGAAAAGTAAATACATTCAAGGTttctttccaggggtgcctggctggttcagtcagtaaagcatgcaactcttgatctcagggtcgtgagttcaatccccatgccccacgttgggcatggagcctactaaaagaagaagaagaaaattatttctttccaaACTCACCCTTCAGTATCTTTTTCTCATAGTTTTTGCTCATGTACTGACCAAACAGTaagaacattgatttttttaataaacttttttgttttaagtttatttatttattttgagggggggaggggcagagggagggagagacaaccccaagcatgctccacactggtagcacagagcccaatgaggggcttgaactcatgaaaccgagagtcagacacttaactgactgagccacctaggctccccaatAAGAACATTGGTTGtacagactttgttttgtttgttactgtttttatcttCAATTTGTGTTCATATCCCTACAATTATAAACCATGGAACAGGAAGTATACTTCAAAAGTTTGGTACttttaaggcacctgggtggctcagttggttaagcatccaactttggcttaggtcacgatctcatggttcctaagttcgagcctgcacatcaggctctgcactgacagtgcggagcctgcttgggattctttctctccccacctctctctctgcccctccccaactcatgctttctctctttgtctctcaaataaataaactgtaaaaagataaaaaacaaaaagtttggtACTTCTGAGACATATTTCTCAGAGACATTTTATTGTACGTTTAAGGAGTAGCTGTTAATCTCATATACAAGTGAATGTTACTCTTTTTTACATCCCCTCTCAAGTGGTACTCTAATTAGAAACTTTTCCCCCCAATAtattgttttctacttttaagtTACAAAAATTTCCCATGGAGGATTTAAAACATGAACAAGGTACCagccaaaagaaaacatttatatccTTAATTCTGATTTAAATTACACCCTACTTCTGCTGGTTTTTAAACCACTACAGTTAGATGATGCATTTGGGATCTTGGGATAAACTTACCTGtagggggataaaaaaaaaaatactcagacaGTATAAGGCTAGTTGTTTGCCCttgcatatattttctgaaaCTTAATTTCTCCAAGTCAGTTGAGAGTACAAGCAGAAGGTAAATGTTGGGCCTAGACTTTTTGCTTACAGTTCAAAGGTTATCAcaaaaatttgaatataaatgaaatgatacatgaaaaattagaaaatacttgaaagtgaataaaataaaaacagcatatcAAAGCTTACAGGGTGCAGCTAAAGCAGGGCTTACAGGGAAATTTGTAGCATGAAATGCTAATACTAGAAAGGAGGAAAGGTCTTCAATGTTCAAACCTTTCcactttaagaaaatagaaaaaggagcAAATTAAGCTAAAttgaacagaaggaaggaaataataaagaacagacaTCATTGAAAATGAGAACAGGACAACAATagataaaatcaatgaaaccaaaagctgactttttttgagatataattgactcATAACAAACATCGTGTTAGTTTTAAATGTACAGCATAACAatttgatacatgtatgtattgcagaatgattaccacaataagttaaAATCCATCACGACACACagttataaaaatttttctcGTGAGGAGAACCTTTAAGATCTCTCTTAACAACTTTGAAATATGCAATACGATACTGTTATTATAGTCATTGCACATTGCAGTCCCAGTACTTACTTATAATtggaggtttgtaccttttgaccaccttcacctatttcacccacccccaattttttactgaaaaaaattcagtGGAATTAATAAACCTGTAACTggatagactgggagaaaaagagaaaacacaaattataagTACCAGGAATGAAAGGGTGTATGTTACAACAGACCATAGAcactaaaagaataataagagaatactgCTAGTAACTCTGTGCCCATAAATTTGATAACTTGGGTGAAATGGCCAAATTTTATGAAACTTTTCCAGAATATAGAAGGCTTCTAAATTCTTagtaaggccagcattactctgataataaaccagaaaaagacattgTAAGAAAACTTTAGGCCAGGAGCCCTCAAGAacatagatgaagaaattctcaacaaaatgttaacaaagcaagtccaacaatatataaaaaggatcgTCATGACCAAGTGGGTTTATCCCAGGAGTGCATGATGgtttaactttcaaaaatcagtcaatataggggcgcttggctggctcagttggtagagcatgcaactcttgatctcagggttgtgagttcaagtcccacattgggtgtagagatcacttaaaaatagaatcttagggatacctgggtggctcggttgagcatcagagtcttgatttcagcttaggtcatatcccagggtagtggggttgagccccacgtggggctccgcaCTAAGcttggggtctgcttgggattctctctctctccccctctgccccctccctgctcacatgtgctgttgctttttctctcataaataaacaaacaaatcttttttaaagaacagtcaatattaattgaccatatcaacagactaaagaagaaatattggttgtttctttcattaaaaaaaaaaaaaaaaatagcggaCAGAATTCAGCCTccctttatgataaaaactccAGCAAAGTAGAAATGGAGAGaactttctcaacctgataaagttaaaaaaaaagaatcctaccATTAAGATCATAGTTAATATGAAAAACCAGGCATTGTCCCCTAAGAttgagaacaaggcaaggatgtttattctcaccactcctattcagtATCATTCTGGAAATCCTACCTGgtgcaataaggcaagagaaaagaataaagggcatacaaattagaaataaaaaagtaagactGTTTATTCACAGACAACAAGGTTAACTACATAGAAAAATCTTGAAGAACCTACCcaaaaaaagctactagaactagtgaatttagcaaggtttCAGGATATGAGGTCAGTATTCGAAAATGAATCATTTTATGTGGTAGCAAAAACAgtcaaattgaaattttaaaaacctaccatttataatagcaccaaaacatgaaaaatttggGTGTAAGTCTTACAAAATGTGCAAGATCTGTAGgtaaaaaactacaaaacaatgcTGAAATCAAAGAAGTCCTAAATAAAgcagagatataccatgttcattgATAGGTATATAAATGATTCAATGTTGTTGAGATGTGAGTTCTCCCCAAACTGATGTATATGGACTTAGAGCAATTACAACAAAATgccagcaggattttttttttaatatagaaacgACAAGCtgtttctgaaatttatatggaaaggcaaatgaGCTAGAAtatgcagattttaaaaagaaggacaaaGTTGGAAGGCCtgcactacctgatttcaagatcTACTGGAAAACTGTGGTTgtaaagacagtgtggtattggagAAAAGCTAGACTTGTAAGTCAATGGAGCAAAATGGGGAGTCTAGAAATTGACCCATACAGATATGGTTAATTGATTTTTGCAAAGGTGCAAAGATAATTTCATGAACTAAGGataatagtcttttcaataaatggtggtagGACAATTAAGATATCCATATGTAAAACCATGAAGCACAATCTATACCTTGTACTctatgtaaaaattaactcagaatggattttAAACCTACGtgtaaagtgaaaattaaatagtAATTTGATATCTGCTATAGGCCACATTAGTAAATTCTTCTATGTGCTGTTTGGTATGGGGTTTAGAGATTGTAGCATTTGTAGATTGCCAGcttttatttaagtaaatgatATTACTTTCTAATCAAAAGTGATTAAGTTATTATAGATCTAATTAACTGAGGCCTTTCATACAAAAACTGGTTGATGCGTTGGACAGCTCAGGGACCAGTCATTTGTTTAATGAGGCTCTGCTTCCCTATGTACAGAATAGAGAAGATATCACTGAACTGTGTCTGTTACCTGGTCCGTGGTGTCAGTTTAGAACTCAACAGAATTTAATtgggatgaatttcaaaaatcgTTTGTTCCGACTCTTTTTTctatagataaagaaacagagaccTCTAAAGAGAGGGTAACTCTACCAAATTTTGGTAAACTAGTTGCGGGACTAGGATTAAagttcaggtgtgtgtgtgtttctggtttGGGTACACCCTTCCATGATTGTGCTCTTTGGGGAAAGAGTAACAATTAAGTAACCAAGaggtaatgtttgtttatgtccAATGTGAAATAGGATTCAAATTGACACCATTTCTTTGCTACCTGGGGATATCCTTTAGTACTGATACAgaactcttctctcctccctaaaataaatggaaagtagaTGGTGATGTCATTGTGTAGCCAAGAATGATAGAAAAATGATTTAGATGGCTGAACTGCTGCTCACTATGTGATGGACCAAACCTGGTACCTGATCTTTCAGATGCTGCCTGATAACAGTCaacctctgctttctcttccctttttttttttttttttaaacatcagtaTGAATCTGATTCTCTGACGTGAATGAACCACAATGTATCTTCTCTCTGTTATTTAAGTTCCACAACTAGTTGAATGAACACTCACTccaaagttaattttaattaaaaacattcactCTGAAATAATTTTGTCCATATTTTCTTTAGGGGCCCTAGTGAAAACAGATGAGCAGGAAGTAATCAACTTTTTATTGACAACAGAAATCATCCCTTTGTGTTTGCGCATTATGGAATCTGGAAGTGAACTTTCTAAAACGGTATGTTTTTCAacttagattttatattttgttggcTCTTGGACTACTTTATGGTTCTGGGATCATTTTCTGCCTCCCTTCAGGCTTTTTGAAacttatatgaatatattttctcttttggataaaaattgttataaaatgatcatttaaaaatccagacctggggcacctgggtggctcagccaattgagcatcagattcttgatttcagctcaggtcatgatcccagggtcatgggatcaagctcccaagttgggctccatgctcagcgtagagcctgtttaggattctctctctctttctctctccctctctccctctgcccctctccccaacttgctctcttgtgtgtgtgcactctctcaaaaaaaaaaaaaaacaaaacaaacaaaaaaaaccatatatatatacatatatatatatatatatgtgtgtgtatttttttttttttatcaagccCTTCAGAAGAATATAAAcactgaatttttcagttttctctgaaCCCACTTCTCACCACAAATGTATataattccaggggcacctgggtggctcggtcagttaagcattcggcttcagttcaggtcatgatcttgcggctcatgaGTGAGCtatgctcggagcctggaacctgcttcagattctgtgtctccatctctttctgcccctccccacccctcaaaaataaataaacataaaaaaatttttttttaagtgtatattccACACATTTTTTTACGCATACTCAAGTGTATATATGCCTTGGGCTTTTGCTTACTTTGCACTTTAACTATGAATGACAGCCCCCGATTGGGTAGAAAATTCTTATCTCTCCCTATCAGAAGTATGTTGCCATAGCCCTGTTGTCTTCTGATATTGAATGTACAGTGAAATCTTGGGCCAGCAGCGTAAGTTAATCCTTTTGTTGGTGAACTTGCCTTTTCTGTGTGGATGTCTGTaagcttcttttattatttttaacttcatttgatGATTCTGTATCAATCTTTTTCTGGAAGAACATACTCCTCGTGTTTcttgttagtttttttaattttttttttaacgtttatttttgacacagagagagacagagcatgaacgggggagggtcagagagagggagacacagaatctgaaacaggctccaggctctgagctgtcagcacagagcctgatgcggggcttgaactcacggaccgcgagatcatgacctgagctgaagtcggccgcttaaccgactgagccacccaggtaccccaataatgtactactttttaaatttcatgtcgTGATTTTTCTCAAGGCTACTTTTCCATGTTGCTATTTTTAGCAACATCAAACCTCAGCTCCTAAAGTATGCTTAGTCACATCGAATTAATttaattcaatgaatattttattgcTGGGTTGGATGCAAGCAGATgtaatggttttaaattttttttattttaaacatgcaatacaggggcgcttggctggctcagttggaagagcatgcagctcttgatctcagggtcatgggttcagaCCCCACATTatgggtagagattactttaaaaaataagtaaataggatgcctacatggctcagtcattaaacatctgatttaggctcatgtcatggtctcaacagttgtgagtttgagccccgagtcaggctctgtgctgaaggcatggagcctacttgggattctctctttccctctctctctgcctttcccttttgTGTGCAcgctctttctcgctctctctcaaaataaactttttttaagaagtaGTAGGAAAAGTTTTACTTACCTCATTTAGAAGAGATAAGGCACAGCTAAATTTCTAAATTCCTCTTGGcccatggaaaaaagaaaactaggttTTCAAACTAGGTTTGGATCTCAACTCTACAACTTAGTGGCTTTGTCACTTGGGACCTTAACCTGACAAGTTATTGATTAGCAgttatgcctggcacatagtatatgttaaataactggaaaagtatctacattttttaaaatttatttattttgagagagagtgtgcatgagcaggggaggggcagagagagggagagagaggatcctaagcaggctctgcactgccagtgcagagcccgatacagggctcaaactcccaaattgtgagatcatgaccttggcccaaaccaagagttcagatacttaactgactgagccactcaggtgcccccatatatctatatttttaagaaattgttagTTACCCAGACCTGCccttttatataaaatgtgaataacagTAGGACCTACCTCACAGGTTTATTGTGAAAGTAAGACGAGGCACGTTATGCCTATAGGACAAACTCTGGCACATAGTATTCAATATGGTAATGTTTATTACGAATCTTTTTAACTATGCCTATCTTGGGGAGTAAGTTGTACATAATGTCAGGGTCTCTGCTTAATTTTCTGATTCACAATTATTCCCGGGAGATGAATCAACATTTGGAAGACAAATCTGAGCAACGTTTTAgactctttaattttgttttactccAGGTTGCCACGTTCATCCTCCAGAAGATCCTTTTAGATGACACAGGTTTGGCATATATATGTCAGACATATGAGCGTTTCTCCCACGTTGCCATGATTTTGGTGAGTTCTTTCATCTATCTCTATCCCCCTTACGGTTACTTCTGATTACACAGCTTAGTCCCTTTTGCAGTAGACATTGAACAGCATCCTGGAACCTTATATAATGATTCTTGAAATATCTGATCTCTGATGTCAACtagaattattttgtattttgtgtgttttttcctaCCCCACaccattttggggggaaaataggGTAAGATGGTCCTGCAGCTATCCAAAGAGCCTTCTGCCCGTCTGCTGAAGCATGTAGTGAGATGTTACCTTCGACTCTCAGATAATCCCAGGTAACTAAACATTTACAGGATTTATGGGACTTTGGGGAAATACTCTGGTGAATGGTTGCCCTGTCTCATGGCATAGCTCTTAATATCTTTAAGGTAGGCAAGGGCTATAACTTTAAGTCAGACAGAACTTAATTAAATCCTTTTCAAATCTGAAGTgctgaatttaaaaatccatcagagggggtgcctgggtgactaagtcagttaagcatctgattcttggtttcagctcaggtcatgatctcacggttcatgagtttgagccccacgtcaggctcagcactgactgtgcggagcctgcttgggattgggattcattctctctctctctctctctctctctctctctgtccctccccccatctctctctctctctctctctctctctctctctctttctctttctctctctctgtctctctgtctcataaaaataaataaactttgaaataaaataggggcgcctgggtggctcaatcggttaaacgtccgactcttgatctcagctcaggtcatgatctcacagttcatgagttcaagcttcacatcaggctctacgctgatggtggggagcctgcttgagattctgtctctcctctctgcctctcacctgcttgtatgctcgctcactctcagaataaataaataaaaacttaaaaattcatcagagttttgggggtgcttggctggctcagttggtaaagtatgcagctcttgatctcagggtcacgagttcaagccccacgttgggcgtagagcttactttgggaaaaaaaaaatccgtttTGTCTCCCCACTGTAACTCTGTACCCTCCTCTAAAATTGCAGAGAATCTAGTCAGTTTCCAGCAAACCTTACGATACATTATTCCTGTGGTTTGAGCTTTCTATTGCTGCTTCAGGTGGTCAGAAAGAGAAGTATATTTTCAAAGATCTCTTAAGAAAGGAATGGAGCCCAGAGGACTCTTGAAttacattttcagttttctctttgatTCCTGTAAAGTCCTTGAACTAATTATTTTATCTGCCTGTGTTCATAATCGTTCTGTCAGAAATCATACATTGTAGATATGatgcattttagaaatgtttgacCTTTTGCTTTGTAAATCCATAATTCATGCTGAAAGCCACTTGCTCAGGTTCTGCTAAACCACATAA from Panthera leo isolate Ple1 chromosome C1, P.leo_Ple1_pat1.1, whole genome shotgun sequence encodes the following:
- the CNOT9 gene encoding CCR4-NOT transcription complex subunit 9 isoform X3; this encodes MHSLATAAPVPTALAQVDREKIYQWINELSSPETRENALLELSKKRESVPDLAPMLWHSFGTIAALLQEIVNIYPSINPPTLTAHQSNRVCNALALLQCVASHPETRSAFLAAHIPLFLYPFLHTVSKTRPFEYLRLTSLGVIGALVKTDEQEVINFLLTTEIIPLCLRIMESGSELSKTVATFILQKILLDDTGLAYICQTYERFSHVAMILGKMVLQLSKEPSARLLKHVVRCYLRLSDNPRAREALRQCLPDQLKDTTFAQVLKDDTTTKRWLAQLVKNLQEGQVTDPRGIPLPPQ
- the CNOT9 gene encoding CCR4-NOT transcription complex subunit 9 isoform X4, whose translation is MLWHSFGTIAALLQEIVNIYPSINPPTLTAHQSNRVCNALALLQCVASHPETRSAFLAAHIPLFLYPFLHTVSKTRPFEYLRLTSLGVIGALVKTDEQEVINFLLTTEIIPLCLRIMESGSELSKTVATFILQKILLDDTGLAYICQTYERFSHVAMILGKMVLQLSKEPSARLLKHVVRCYLRLSDNPRAREALRQCLPDQLKDTTFAQVLKDDTTTKRWLAQLVKNLQEGQVTDPRGIPLPPQ
- the CNOT9 gene encoding CCR4-NOT transcription complex subunit 9 isoform X2, whose protein sequence is MRTACPPRRPGFSRPSLASGGESEFTLLSGATCSKPEDAGTSRWRTSFWPRILRGKGQTLGLLTPPRARRREEPVPTALAQVDREKIYQWINELSSPETRENALLELSKKRESVPDLAPMLWHSFGTIAALLQEIVNIYPSINPPTLTAHQSNRVCNALALLQCVASHPETRSAFLAAHIPLFLYPFLHTVSKTRPFEYLRLTSLGVIGALVKTDEQEVINFLLTTEIIPLCLRIMESGSELSKTVATFILQKILLDDTGLAYICQTYERFSHVAMILGKMVLQLSKEPSARLLKHVVRCYLRLSDNPRNGDNSI